A region of Aquila chrysaetos chrysaetos chromosome 13, bAquChr1.4, whole genome shotgun sequence DNA encodes the following proteins:
- the TATDN3 gene encoding putative deoxyribonuclease TATDN3 isoform X2: MPARKRNPPPPGLFLSAPEGGMAAAGPVDCHCHLAAPCFQTDVAAVVRAAEQAPVSALVVVSEQAGEFRSVVALSERFPGFVVPCLGVHPVQEVSPEEQRSVTLKDLDAALPLIELYKDKLVGIGEVGLDFTPRFASTDEQKEGQRQVLIKQIELARRLDLPLNVHSRSAGRPTINLLKEQGATKVLLHAFDGKPSVAMEGVKAGYFFSIPPSIIRSEQQKLVKLLPLESMCLETDSPALGPEKQVRNEPKNIYVAAEYIAKIKGIPVEEVIEVTTQNALKVFPKLRNFLRI, encoded by the exons ATGCCGGCCCGGAAGCGGAACCCGCCGCCTCCCGGCCTCTTCCTCTCAGCCCCGGAGGGCggcatggcggcggcggggccggtggACTGTCACTGCCACCTCGCCGCGCCCTGCTTCCAGACG GACGTGGCGGCCGTGGTGCGGGCGGCGGAACAG GCCCCGGTGTCGGCGCTGGTGGTGGTGTCGGAGCAGGCGGGGGAGTTCCGGAGCGTCGTGGCCCTGTCGGAGAG ATTCCCAGGGTTTGTTGTGCCGTGCCTCGGAGTTCACCCGGTTCAAGAGGTTTCGCCAGAGGAGCAGCGCAGTGTTACTTTGAAG GATCTGGATGCTGCATTGCCACTTATAGAACTCTACAAAGATAAATTGGTGGGGATTGGCGAA GTTGGACTAGATTTCACTCCCAGATTTGCCAGCACGGATGAACAGAAGGAAGGACAAAGACAGGTTTTGATCAAGCAGATTGAGTTAGCGAGAAGACTGGATCTGCCTTT aaatgttCATTCCCGCTCAGCTGGAAGACCAACCATTAATCTCTTAAAGGAACAAG GTGCTACAAAGGTGTTGCTCCATGCGTTTGATGGGAAGCCATCTGTAGCGATGGAAGGGGTGAAAGCTGGATATTTCTTCTCCATTCCTCCTTCCATTATAAGGAGTGAACAG cAGAAGCTTGTGAAGCTGTTACCTCTGGAAAGTATGTGCTTGGAAACTGActctccagctctggggcctgAAAAACAG gtgagaaatgaaccaaaaaatatttatgttgctGCAGAATATATTGCCAAAATTAAAGGAATTCCAGTTGAAGAAGTTATAGAAGTGACTACACAGAATGCACTGAAAGTATTCCCCAAGCTTCGGAACTTCCTTCGGATATAG
- the TATDN3 gene encoding putative deoxyribonuclease TATDN3 isoform X1 produces MPARKRNPPPPGLFLSAPEGGMAAAGPVDCHCHLAAPCFQTDVAAVVRAAEQAPVSALVVVSEQAGEFRSVVALSERFPGFVVPCLGVHPVQEVSPEEQRSVTLKDLDAALPLIELYKDKLVGIGEVGLDFTPRFASTDEQKEGQRQVLIKQIELARRLDLPLNVHSRSAGRPTINLLKEQGATKVLLHAFDGKPSVAMEGVKAGYFFSIPPSIIRSEQKQKLVKLLPLESMCLETDSPALGPEKQVRNEPKNIYVAAEYIAKIKGIPVEEVIEVTTQNALKVFPKLRNFLRI; encoded by the exons ATGCCGGCCCGGAAGCGGAACCCGCCGCCTCCCGGCCTCTTCCTCTCAGCCCCGGAGGGCggcatggcggcggcggggccggtggACTGTCACTGCCACCTCGCCGCGCCCTGCTTCCAGACG GACGTGGCGGCCGTGGTGCGGGCGGCGGAACAG GCCCCGGTGTCGGCGCTGGTGGTGGTGTCGGAGCAGGCGGGGGAGTTCCGGAGCGTCGTGGCCCTGTCGGAGAG ATTCCCAGGGTTTGTTGTGCCGTGCCTCGGAGTTCACCCGGTTCAAGAGGTTTCGCCAGAGGAGCAGCGCAGTGTTACTTTGAAG GATCTGGATGCTGCATTGCCACTTATAGAACTCTACAAAGATAAATTGGTGGGGATTGGCGAA GTTGGACTAGATTTCACTCCCAGATTTGCCAGCACGGATGAACAGAAGGAAGGACAAAGACAGGTTTTGATCAAGCAGATTGAGTTAGCGAGAAGACTGGATCTGCCTTT aaatgttCATTCCCGCTCAGCTGGAAGACCAACCATTAATCTCTTAAAGGAACAAG GTGCTACAAAGGTGTTGCTCCATGCGTTTGATGGGAAGCCATCTGTAGCGATGGAAGGGGTGAAAGCTGGATATTTCTTCTCCATTCCTCCTTCCATTATAAGGAGTGAACAG aagcAGAAGCTTGTGAAGCTGTTACCTCTGGAAAGTATGTGCTTGGAAACTGActctccagctctggggcctgAAAAACAG gtgagaaatgaaccaaaaaatatttatgttgctGCAGAATATATTGCCAAAATTAAAGGAATTCCAGTTGAAGAAGTTATAGAAGTGACTACACAGAATGCACTGAAAGTATTCCCCAAGCTTCGGAACTTCCTTCGGATATAG
- the NSL1 gene encoding LOW QUALITY PROTEIN: kinetochore-associated protein NSL1 homolog (The sequence of the model RefSeq protein was modified relative to this genomic sequence to represent the inferred CDS: inserted 2 bases in 1 codon) yields MWRTCAQRMASQALPCXLQNFETAVQENVTVNGQPWEETSDDSELQSGSNIKILEDQFDELIVETTKKRKQWPKKILMHAIQTMKAEQELLKLYQPFVTPEEIRSQPSQDAYIADLKQVTETASKEIGGAMKSLPALIERAEGFSQALTWQPTLELCKLRQEVFAGCKAKEENNVQNFVSPGEVTPTDADTSKNAYVLLKKKKTADSPERRRYPLRRRKITLST; encoded by the exons ATGTGGCGTACCTGTGCCCAAAGGATGGCTTCTCAAGCTCTCCCGTG CTTGCAGAACTTCGAAACAGCGGTGCAGGAGAACGTTACCGTTAAtgggcagccctgggaggagACTTCGGATGACTCCGAGCTGCAGAGTG GTTCCAACATCAAAATTCTTGAAGATCAATTTGATGAGCTAATAGTAGAGACAACAAAAAAGCGTAAGCAGTGGCCTAAAAAGATACTGATGCATGCTATCCAAACCATGAAAGCAGAGCAAGAGTTGTTG AAGCTCTACCAGCCTTTTGTAACACCAGAAGAGATAAGATCACAGCCTTCTCAAG ATGCTTACATCGCAGATCTGAAGCAGGTGACAGAAACGGCATCCAAAGAGATTGGTGGAGCAATGAAG TCTCTCCCAGCACTAATAGAAAGAGCAGAAGGTTTTTCCCAAGCGTTAACTTGGCAACCAACCTTGGAACTCTGCAAGCTGCGGCAAGAAGTCTTTGCTGGTTGCAAGGcgaaggaggaaaataatgtcCAAAATTTCGTATCACCAGGAGAAGTCACACCAACAGACGCTGATACCAGTAAAAATGCTTAcgttttgctaaaaaaaaaaaaaactgcagaTTCACCTGAAAGAAGACGCTACCCACTTCGGCGAAGGAAGATTACTCTCAGCACATGA
- the BATF3 gene encoding basic leucine zipper transcriptional factor ATF-like 3, which translates to MSCAVPAAAGGSALPRNAAAEGSQQSHEEDDRKVRRREKNRVAAQRSRKKQTQKADKLHEEYESLEQENTSLKREIGKLTDEMKHLSEVLKDHEKICPLLHCTMNFVTVPRPDALASCLPR; encoded by the exons ATGTCGTGCGCcgtcccggcggcggcggggggcagcgCGCTGCCTCGGAACGCGGCGGCCGAGGGCAGCCAGCAG AGTCATGAAGAAGACGACAGGAAGgtaaggaggagagaaaaaaatcgAGTTGCTGCACAGAGGAGCCGGAAGAAGCAAACTCAGAAAGCAGATAAACTTCACGAG gAATATGAGTCTCTTGAGCAAGAGAATACCTCCCTGAAAAGAGAAATCGGAAAGCTAACAGACGAAATGAAACACTTGAGTGAAGTGTTGAAGGATCACGAAAAGATCTGTCCACTATTGCACTGCACCATGAACTTTGTGACCGTACCAAGGCCTGATGCACTCGCCAGCTGCCTGCCAAGATGA